In Streptomyces sp. NBC_00433, a single genomic region encodes these proteins:
- a CDS encoding MFS transporter has protein sequence MIFAVAMTFIDQTIVSIAVPDIQSELGLSNTGVQWAVNAYLLTLAALFAYGGRLADTVGHRKVVVLGVLIFAGSSLLCGLTPKGGAAQAWIVVFRAVQGAGGAIMFPAALGIVVQTFALRERGRALALFFGIAGGLTAIGPILGGYLTEWTWRAIFWVNLPVAAIALVLIAKSEPVTEHRPAPMDYRGLALIAAGVTLSVFGFQQAELWGWGNPVIGLTIGAGVLLLVAFVLVELRTPDPLMQVRIFRVRAFRFENAVLGIAMLTFIPVFFFVSEYAQIALGKSASQAGQYLLYFFLGFIIASQLGGRMLDRGGAKRPVVLGCAASAVGFYLWAGKVTGLDFSDQTWAVVLAGAGMGMMLSPASTDAVNRASRLSYGEATGITQTVRNYAASLGLAVLGTVSVTEFRNHLRQSLTARGVPASQAADQARSISQAHSTAQGGGGSVPSFVRTDFAESTRTVLYCMAGIMAAAAVVAFLGLQAGLQPELSEAADGGDGAAAKGAAGGRSEPPPR, from the coding sequence ATGATCTTCGCGGTCGCGATGACCTTCATCGACCAGACCATCGTGTCGATCGCGGTGCCAGACATCCAGAGCGAGCTGGGGCTGTCCAACACCGGTGTGCAGTGGGCGGTCAACGCCTATCTGCTGACGCTGGCCGCGCTGTTCGCCTACGGCGGGCGGCTGGCCGACACCGTGGGGCACCGCAAGGTGGTGGTGCTCGGGGTGCTGATCTTCGCGGGCTCCTCGCTGCTGTGCGGGCTGACCCCGAAGGGCGGTGCGGCGCAGGCCTGGATCGTGGTCTTCCGGGCGGTGCAGGGCGCGGGCGGCGCCATCATGTTCCCCGCCGCGCTCGGCATCGTCGTGCAGACCTTCGCGCTGCGGGAGCGCGGCAGGGCGCTGGCCCTCTTCTTCGGCATCGCGGGCGGGCTCACCGCGATCGGGCCGATCCTGGGCGGCTATCTCACCGAGTGGACCTGGCGGGCGATCTTCTGGGTGAACCTCCCCGTCGCCGCGATCGCCCTGGTGCTGATCGCGAAGTCCGAGCCGGTCACCGAGCACCGTCCGGCGCCGATGGACTACCGCGGCCTGGCGCTGATCGCGGCCGGTGTGACGCTCAGCGTGTTCGGCTTCCAGCAGGCCGAGCTGTGGGGCTGGGGCAACCCGGTCATCGGCCTGACGATCGGCGCCGGTGTGCTGCTGCTCGTCGCCTTCGTGCTGGTCGAACTGCGCACACCGGATCCGCTGATGCAGGTGCGGATCTTCCGCGTCAGGGCCTTCCGCTTCGAGAACGCCGTGCTCGGCATCGCCATGCTGACCTTCATCCCGGTCTTCTTCTTCGTCAGCGAATACGCGCAGATCGCGCTCGGCAAGTCCGCTTCGCAGGCGGGCCAGTACCTGCTCTACTTCTTCCTCGGCTTCATCATCGCCTCGCAGCTCGGCGGCCGGATGCTGGACAGGGGCGGCGCCAAGCGCCCGGTGGTGCTCGGCTGCGCGGCCTCCGCGGTGGGCTTCTACCTGTGGGCGGGCAAGGTGACCGGCCTGGACTTCTCCGACCAGACCTGGGCGGTGGTCCTGGCCGGCGCCGGGATGGGCATGATGCTCAGCCCGGCCAGCACCGACGCGGTCAACCGCGCCTCCCGGCTGTCGTACGGCGAGGCCACCGGCATCACGCAGACCGTACGCAACTACGCGGCCTCGCTGGGGCTCGCGGTGCTCGGCACCGTCTCGGTCACCGAATTCCGCAACCACCTGCGGCAGTCGCTGACCGCCCGCGGCGTGCCCGCCTCCCAGGCCGCCGACCAGGCCAGGTCGATCTCGCAGGCGCACTCCACCGCGCAGGGCGGCGGCGGTTCGGTCCCGTCCTTCGTCCGGACGGACTTCGCCGAGTCCACCCGGACGGTGCTCTACTGCATGGCCGGGATCATGGCGGCCGCCGCGGTGGTGGCCTTCCTGGGCCTTCAGGCAGGGCTGCAGCCCGAGCTGTCCGAGGCCGCGGACGGGGGCGACGGCGCCGCCGCGAAGGGCGCCGCCGGCGGGCGGTCGGAGCCGCCGCCGAGGTGA
- a CDS encoding ABC transporter ATP-binding protein, translating into MIQIESVTKRYPDGTTAVDDLSLEIPDGSITVLVGPSGCGKTTTLRMVNRMVEPTSGRILLDGSDITGQPVNALRRSMGYVIQNAGLFQHRTIVDNIATVPRMLGWDRRKARERARELMARVGLDETLARRYPYQLSGGQQQRVGVARALAADPPVLLMDEPFSAVDPIVRKSLQAELLRIQQELGKTIVFVTHDIDEAIRIGDMIAVMRTGGRLAQFAPPAELLSSPADAFVEDFLGTDRGIRRLSFFSSDGLELDKGPIVAVDADAEQVARGAAAGAPYLLLTDAEGKPLGWVAPQDAAGGADKVAVGRLLPFGRPFAAGRESLRDALDCAVLSPTGWAVAVDGEGKAVGVVSQETIGAAIRSAHAGHQGGDTDRDAFTKAGAAT; encoded by the coding sequence TTGATACAGATAGAGTCAGTTACGAAGCGATACCCGGACGGCACGACAGCGGTCGACGACCTGTCGCTGGAGATACCGGACGGCTCGATCACCGTGCTGGTAGGACCGTCGGGATGCGGGAAGACCACCACTTTGCGCATGGTCAACCGGATGGTCGAGCCGACGTCGGGCCGCATCCTGCTGGACGGCTCCGACATCACCGGGCAGCCGGTCAACGCGCTGCGCCGGTCGATGGGCTACGTCATCCAGAACGCCGGCCTCTTCCAGCACCGCACCATCGTGGACAACATCGCGACGGTGCCGCGGATGCTCGGCTGGGACCGCCGCAAGGCCCGCGAGCGCGCCAGGGAGCTGATGGCGCGCGTCGGCCTGGACGAGACACTGGCCAGGCGCTACCCCTACCAGCTCTCCGGCGGGCAGCAACAGCGCGTCGGGGTGGCCAGGGCGCTGGCGGCCGACCCGCCGGTGCTGCTGATGGACGAGCCCTTCTCGGCGGTCGACCCCATCGTCCGCAAGAGCCTGCAGGCCGAGCTCCTGCGTATCCAGCAGGAACTGGGCAAGACGATCGTCTTCGTCACGCATGACATCGACGAGGCCATCAGGATCGGCGACATGATCGCGGTGATGCGGACCGGCGGCCGGCTGGCCCAGTTCGCACCGCCCGCCGAGCTGCTCAGCTCCCCCGCCGACGCCTTCGTCGAGGACTTCCTCGGCACGGACCGCGGCATCAGGCGGCTGTCGTTCTTCTCCTCCGACGGCCTGGAACTGGACAAGGGCCCCATCGTCGCGGTGGACGCCGACGCCGAGCAGGTGGCGCGCGGCGCCGCGGCCGGGGCGCCGTATCTGCTGCTCACCGACGCCGAGGGCAAGCCGCTCGGCTGGGTGGCGCCGCAGGACGCGGCGGGCGGCGCCGACAAGGTCGCGGTGGGCCGGCTGCTGCCCTTCGGGCGGCCGTTCGCGGCCGGGCGCGAGTCGCTGCGGGACGCGCTGGACTGCGCGGTGCTCTCCCCCACCGGGTGGGCCGTCGCGGTGGACGGCGAGGGGAAGGCGGTCGGGGTGGTCTCCCAGGAGACGATCGGCGCCGCCATCCGCAGCGCACACGCGGGGCACCAGGGCGGCGACACCGACCGGGACGCCTTCACCAAGGCCGGGGCGGCCACATGA
- a CDS encoding ABC transporter permease, with translation MSGAGFFDIPSDLQSSYLGLIGVHIEEALIPVAIGLAIALPLGQLCVRFSWLYAPVLWVTTVLYAIPSLAFFIFLIDYTGATRTTVMIPLTVYSLVLLVPAIVDGVRSVPQETLSAATAMGFGPVQRYLKIQLPIAVPAIIAGLRVAVASSISLVSIGALIGNQGALGNLLQDAILYHRSNLAVNSVVTTAALAILLDIALVLLRMALTPWMPRSDRAARRAARTAAVEPTARPALEDTTV, from the coding sequence ATGAGCGGCGCCGGCTTCTTCGACATACCCAGCGACCTGCAGAGCTCCTACCTCGGCCTGATCGGCGTGCACATCGAGGAGGCGCTGATCCCGGTCGCGATCGGGCTGGCGATCGCGCTGCCGCTCGGCCAGTTGTGCGTGCGCTTCTCCTGGCTGTACGCACCGGTGCTGTGGGTCACCACCGTGCTGTACGCGATCCCGTCGCTGGCCTTCTTCATCTTCCTCATCGACTACACCGGGGCGACCCGCACCACGGTGATGATCCCGCTGACCGTCTACAGCCTGGTGCTGCTGGTCCCGGCCATCGTCGACGGCGTCAGATCGGTGCCGCAGGAGACCCTGTCGGCGGCCACCGCCATGGGCTTCGGACCCGTACAGCGCTATCTGAAGATCCAGCTGCCCATCGCGGTCCCGGCGATCATCGCCGGGCTGCGGGTCGCCGTGGCGTCCAGCATCTCGCTGGTCAGCATCGGGGCGCTGATCGGCAACCAGGGGGCGCTGGGCAACCTGCTCCAGGACGCCATCCTCTACCACCGCTCCAACCTCGCGGTGAACTCGGTGGTCACCACCGCCGCGCTCGCGATCCTGCTGGACATCGCGCTGGTGCTGCTGCGGATGGCGCTGACCCCGTGGATGCCGCGCAGCGACCGGGCGGCCCGCCGCGCGGCACGCACCGCGGCGGTCGAGCCCACGGCCCGGCCCGCCCTGGAGGACACCACCGTATGA
- a CDS encoding ABC transporter permease: MSILQFISDFFRDSAHWHGQTGIPHRLLEHLQYSFMALGIAAGIALPVGLITGHTGRGGNALALIATAARALPSYGLLVLMFFWLGIGLTPVMIPLVALAVPPILVNSYEAMRTVEPSPVDAARGMGMGPVAVLFQVELPVALPLILSGLRSAAIQVVSTTAIAATVSLGGLGRFVVDGLYQRNYEIVVGGATLIAGLALAMIALFWLVGRLAVSPGVRGGR; this comes from the coding sequence ATGAGCATCTTGCAGTTCATCAGCGACTTCTTCCGGGACAGCGCGCACTGGCACGGCCAGACCGGCATCCCGCACCGGCTGCTGGAACACCTGCAGTATTCCTTCATGGCGCTGGGCATCGCGGCGGGCATCGCCCTGCCGGTGGGCCTGATCACCGGCCACACCGGCCGCGGCGGCAACGCGCTGGCGCTGATCGCCACCGCGGCCCGCGCACTGCCGAGTTACGGGCTGCTGGTGCTGATGTTCTTCTGGCTGGGCATCGGGCTCACGCCGGTGATGATCCCGCTGGTCGCCCTGGCCGTACCGCCGATCCTGGTGAATTCCTACGAGGCGATGCGCACCGTCGAGCCCTCGCCGGTCGACGCGGCCCGCGGGATGGGCATGGGGCCGGTCGCGGTGCTCTTCCAGGTCGAACTGCCGGTCGCGCTGCCGCTGATCCTCAGCGGGCTGCGGTCCGCGGCGATCCAGGTCGTCTCCACCACCGCCATCGCCGCGACCGTCTCGCTCGGCGGTCTCGGACGGTTCGTCGTCGACGGGCTCTACCAGCGCAACTACGAGATCGTGGTGGGCGGCGCGACGCTGATCGCGGGTCTGGCGCTCGCCATGATCGCACTCTTCTGGCTGGTCGGGCGGCTGGCCGTCTCCCCCGGGGTGCGGGGCGGCCGTTGA
- a CDS encoding ABC transporter substrate-binding protein: protein MIAAATAAALLAGCSSSSDSSSDSSSDGGGKPKDPLAAPPAAGDTVVVGSNNFAESVLLMDVYGEALKAKGVKVDYKPNIGTREVTYGLVKNGSVTVLPEYNGSLLAYLDKSAAPTTVEAATAAIEAKLDPKLTMLDPAAAEDKDSVTVNAATAAKYHLTAESTIADLAKVGSQITVGGSPEFQTRQQGLLGLKSQYGLVPKSFKPLDAGGPLTVAALKNNDVQAADVFSTDASVAREKFVVLLDPKKLFGFANVQPMVSKTGLSPAGVAALNAVSAKLDTKALLDLDDQVQNQKKDPLDVAQAWLKSVGLS from the coding sequence ATGATCGCCGCCGCCACGGCCGCGGCGCTGCTCGCGGGCTGTTCGTCATCCTCCGACTCCTCGTCGGACTCGTCCTCGGACGGCGGCGGCAAACCCAAGGACCCACTGGCGGCACCGCCGGCAGCAGGCGACACCGTCGTCGTCGGCTCCAACAACTTCGCCGAGAGCGTCCTGCTCATGGACGTCTACGGCGAGGCGCTCAAGGCCAAGGGCGTCAAGGTCGACTACAAGCCGAACATCGGCACCCGGGAGGTCACCTACGGACTGGTCAAGAACGGCTCGGTGACGGTGCTGCCGGAGTACAACGGCTCGCTCCTGGCCTACCTCGACAAGTCCGCGGCGCCGACCACGGTGGAGGCCGCCACGGCGGCGATCGAGGCGAAGCTGGACCCGAAGCTGACGATGCTCGACCCCGCGGCGGCCGAGGACAAGGACTCCGTGACGGTCAACGCGGCGACCGCCGCGAAATACCACCTGACGGCCGAGTCCACCATCGCCGACCTGGCGAAGGTCGGTTCCCAGATCACCGTCGGCGGCTCCCCGGAGTTCCAGACCCGGCAGCAGGGCCTGCTCGGCCTGAAGTCCCAGTACGGCCTGGTCCCCAAGTCGTTCAAGCCGCTCGACGCGGGCGGCCCGCTGACGGTCGCGGCGCTGAAGAACAACGACGTCCAGGCCGCTGACGTCTTCAGCACCGACGCGTCGGTGGCGCGGGAGAAGTTCGTGGTCCTGCTGGACCCGAAGAAGCTGTTCGGCTTCGCGAACGTCCAGCCCATGGTCTCCAAGACCGGCCTGTCGCCCGCGGGCGTGGCCGCGCTGAACGCGGTGTCGGCGAAGCTCGACACCAAGGCACTGCTCGACCTGGACGACCAGGTGCAGAACCAGAAGAAGGACCCGCTGGACGTCGCCCAGGCCTGGCTGAAGTCGGTCGGCCTGAGCTGA
- a CDS encoding helix-turn-helix transcriptional regulator, with product MNAHGQLADFLQARRGRLSPADVGLPTYGDRRRVPGLRREELALLAGVSAPYYARLEQGQSHNASPEILDALATALRLDDSERAHLHLLAELPRRRRTPRPRPERMSAATRALLTALGDTPALVLGRRTDVLAWNRTGHALLAGHLDSAAPETPATRPNMARLVFLDAHTRDLYTRWEDKAKAVVGGLRQTAAGYPDDPETAALIGELAMRSPDFARWWADHRVVPCDTADYELRHPLVGPLTLTQQTLQSPAGQGPRLVVATAEAGSAAEAALALLTHTLGTVTTPAPPPRATAR from the coding sequence ATGAACGCACACGGGCAGCTCGCCGACTTCCTCCAGGCCCGCAGGGGCCGGCTGAGTCCCGCCGACGTCGGCCTGCCGACCTACGGCGACCGGCGGCGCGTGCCCGGCCTGCGCAGGGAGGAACTGGCCCTGCTCGCCGGCGTCAGCGCGCCCTACTACGCGCGTCTCGAACAGGGCCAGTCGCACAATGCCTCGCCCGAGATCCTGGACGCCCTCGCGACCGCGCTGCGGCTCGACGACTCGGAGCGGGCCCATCTGCACCTGCTGGCCGAGCTTCCCCGCAGGCGCCGGACGCCGCGGCCCAGGCCCGAGCGGATGTCCGCCGCGACCCGGGCACTGCTCACCGCGCTCGGCGACACCCCGGCCCTGGTGCTGGGCCGCCGCACCGATGTGCTCGCCTGGAACCGCACCGGGCACGCCCTCCTCGCCGGCCACCTCGACTCCGCCGCCCCCGAGACGCCCGCGACGCGCCCGAACATGGCACGGCTGGTCTTCCTCGACGCGCACACCCGGGACCTCTACACCCGCTGGGAGGACAAGGCGAAGGCCGTGGTCGGCGGGCTCCGGCAGACCGCGGCCGGATACCCGGACGACCCGGAGACGGCCGCGCTGATCGGCGAGCTGGCCATGCGCAGCCCCGACTTCGCCCGCTGGTGGGCCGACCACCGCGTCGTACCGTGCGACACGGCCGACTACGAGCTGCGCCACCCTCTGGTGGGCCCGCTGACGCTGACCCAGCAGACCTTGCAGAGCCCGGCGGGCCAGGGGCCGCGACTGGTCGTCGCGACGGCGGAGGCGGGCAGCGCCGCCGAGGCCGCGCTGGCGCTGCTCACCCATACGCTCGGCACCGTCACCACGCCCGCCCCGCCGCCCCGAGCGACGGCCCGCTGA
- a CDS encoding DUF1707 domain-containing protein, whose translation MTSTPRELPPQLTQEERDTAVRRLQDAFAEGHLTHEEMDQGLTTALAARTRGELAPVLERLPAGPADTSLEITARNGRISRGAGWRAPRTLRITSEYGSVELDLARAAVGHPVIDIELQLDYGSAKLLLPRDATVDIDGLACEWKQPVHKVPRRGGSAGGLQVRLTGRMGFGRLKIRHQR comes from the coding sequence GTGACGTCGACACCGAGGGAACTTCCGCCGCAGCTGACCCAGGAGGAGCGGGACACCGCGGTACGGCGGCTCCAGGACGCCTTCGCCGAGGGGCATCTCACGCACGAGGAGATGGACCAGGGGCTGACGACCGCCCTGGCGGCGCGGACCCGGGGCGAGTTGGCGCCGGTGCTTGAGCGGCTGCCCGCCGGGCCCGCCGACACGAGCCTGGAGATCACGGCCAGGAACGGCCGTATCAGCCGGGGTGCCGGGTGGCGGGCGCCGCGCACGCTGCGGATCACCAGCGAATACGGCAGCGTCGAGCTCGACCTTGCTCGGGCCGCCGTCGGGCACCCGGTGATCGACATCGAACTGCAGCTGGACTACGGCTCGGCCAAGCTCCTGCTGCCGCGTGACGCCACGGTCGACATCGACGGCCTGGCCTGCGAGTGGAAGCAGCCGGTGCACAAGGTTCCCCGCCGCGGCGGCTCCGCGGGCGGGCTCCAGGTCCGCCTCACCGGCCGCATGGGCTTCGGCCGGCTGAAGATCCGCCACCAGCGCTGA
- a CDS encoding DUF4118 domain-containing protein, which produces MTPDALPPAPRRSDGPPRDGRPGRLKVFLGAAPGVGKTYRMLDEGRRRAERGTDVVVAFVECHKRPHTEDMLSGLEVLPRAVRDYRGTSFTEMDTDAVLERAPQLALVDELPHSNVPGGRHAKRWEDIDELLAAGIDVITTVNIQHLESLNDVVQKITGVPQRETVPDEVVRRAHQIELVDMPAEALRRRMAHGNVYAAEKVDAALSNYFRVGNLTALRELALLWVAGRVDEALQKYRSEHGIGGVWETRERVVVALTGGPEGETLIRRAARIADRSAGGDVLAVHIARSDGLADASPAALARQRALVESLGGTFHSVVGDHIPTALLDFARAESATQLVMGTSRRGRLAHFLTGRGVGETTVELSGDIDVHMVTHERARRGRLLPTPSSGLPRVRKVAGPPAGLVLPVLLTVLLSHTRGSLNLTTDALLFLLAVVGVACIGGVVSALLASITASLLLNWFFIPPIHRFTIGETNNVLALAVFAVVAVTVATVVDQSLRLSRRAANATAEAETLSSVAGSILRGDQTVEVLLHRTREAFGMDSAELARRADHDHGAADADADAVVAPVGPDDVLVLRGRRLAASERRVLVAFAGHVAAALERARLAEAAAEVEPVKAADRMRTALLAAVSHDLRTPIASGWAAVSSLRSRDVAFSDEDRDELLATAEESLARLNRLVDNLLDMSRLQAGALTLNLQPTALAEVLPLALDSLPESAVPVVTQGVTGAADILADPPLLERVVANLVTNAVRHTPSGRKVLVSASALDDRVELRVIDQGPGLRAEDRDRVFEAFQRMGDTDNSTGLGLGLALSRGLTEAMGGTLTPEDTPGGGLTMVVSLPAAAPAAFEGALV; this is translated from the coding sequence ATGACGCCTGACGCACTTCCCCCCGCCCCCCGCCGCTCCGACGGCCCGCCGCGCGACGGCAGGCCCGGCCGGCTGAAGGTCTTCCTCGGCGCCGCCCCCGGCGTGGGCAAGACCTACCGCATGCTCGACGAGGGGCGGCGCAGGGCGGAGCGCGGCACCGACGTCGTCGTCGCCTTCGTGGAGTGCCACAAGCGCCCGCACACCGAGGACATGCTGTCCGGCCTGGAGGTCCTGCCCCGAGCCGTACGCGACTACCGCGGCACGTCCTTCACCGAGATGGACACCGACGCGGTCCTGGAACGCGCCCCGCAACTCGCCCTCGTCGACGAACTGCCGCACAGCAACGTGCCCGGCGGCCGGCACGCCAAGCGCTGGGAGGACATCGACGAGCTGCTCGCGGCGGGCATCGACGTCATCACCACCGTCAACATCCAGCACCTGGAATCGCTCAACGACGTCGTCCAGAAGATCACCGGCGTGCCGCAGCGCGAGACCGTGCCCGACGAGGTCGTCCGCCGCGCCCACCAGATCGAGCTGGTCGACATGCCCGCCGAGGCGCTGCGCCGCCGGATGGCCCACGGCAACGTCTACGCCGCGGAGAAGGTCGACGCCGCGCTCTCGAACTACTTCCGGGTCGGCAATCTCACCGCGCTGCGCGAGCTGGCGCTGCTGTGGGTGGCCGGGCGGGTGGACGAGGCCCTGCAGAAATACCGCTCTGAGCACGGCATAGGGGGAGTGTGGGAGACCCGCGAGCGGGTCGTGGTGGCCCTGACCGGCGGGCCCGAGGGCGAGACGCTGATCCGCAGGGCCGCCCGTATCGCCGACCGATCCGCGGGCGGGGACGTCCTCGCGGTGCACATCGCCCGCAGCGACGGGCTGGCGGACGCCTCACCGGCGGCGCTGGCCAGGCAGCGGGCGCTGGTCGAGTCGCTCGGCGGCACCTTCCACTCGGTCGTCGGCGACCACATCCCCACCGCGCTGCTGGACTTCGCCCGCGCCGAGAGCGCCACCCAGCTGGTCATGGGCACCAGCCGCCGCGGCAGGCTCGCGCACTTCCTGACCGGCCGGGGCGTCGGCGAGACCACCGTGGAGCTGTCGGGTGACATCGACGTCCACATGGTCACCCACGAGCGGGCCCGCCGCGGCCGGCTGCTGCCCACCCCCAGCAGCGGCCTGCCGAGGGTGCGGAAGGTCGCGGGCCCGCCGGCCGGCCTGGTCCTCCCGGTCCTGCTCACCGTCCTGCTCAGCCACACCCGCGGCAGCCTCAACCTCACCACCGACGCCCTGCTGTTCCTGCTCGCGGTGGTCGGCGTGGCCTGCATAGGAGGCGTCGTCTCCGCCCTGCTCGCCTCGATCACCGCCTCGCTGCTGCTCAACTGGTTCTTCATCCCGCCGATCCACCGCTTCACCATCGGCGAGACCAACAACGTCCTCGCGCTCGCCGTCTTCGCCGTCGTGGCCGTCACCGTCGCCACCGTCGTGGACCAGTCGCTGCGGCTGTCCCGGCGGGCGGCGAACGCCACCGCGGAGGCCGAGACGCTGTCCTCCGTCGCGGGCAGCATCCTGCGCGGCGACCAGACGGTCGAGGTGCTGCTGCACCGTACGCGGGAGGCGTTCGGCATGGACTCGGCCGAGCTGGCCCGCCGCGCCGACCACGACCACGGCGCGGCGGACGCCGACGCGGACGCGGTGGTGGCGCCGGTCGGCCCCGACGACGTCCTCGTGCTGCGCGGCCGCCGCCTCGCCGCCTCCGAGCGCCGGGTCCTCGTCGCCTTCGCCGGCCATGTCGCCGCCGCCCTGGAACGCGCCCGGCTGGCCGAGGCCGCCGCCGAGGTCGAGCCGGTCAAGGCCGCCGACCGGATGCGTACCGCGCTGCTCGCCGCCGTCAGCCACGACCTGCGCACCCCCATCGCGAGCGGCTGGGCGGCCGTCAGCAGCCTGCGCAGCCGGGACGTCGCCTTCAGCGACGAGGACCGCGACGAGCTGCTCGCCACCGCAGAGGAGTCGCTCGCCCGGCTCAACCGCCTGGTCGACAACCTGCTCGACATGAGCCGCCTCCAGGCCGGCGCCCTCACCTTGAACCTCCAGCCGACCGCGCTCGCCGAAGTCCTCCCGCTGGCCCTGGACAGCCTCCCCGAGAGCGCCGTCCCCGTCGTCACCCAGGGCGTCACCGGCGCCGCCGACATCCTCGCGGACCCGCCGCTGCTGGAGCGGGTCGTCGCCAACCTGGTGACCAACGCCGTACGGCACACTCCGTCCGGCAGGAAAGTGCTGGTCAGCGCCAGTGCGCTGGACGACAGGGTGGAGCTGCGGGTCATCGACCAGGGCCCCGGGCTGCGGGCCGAGGACCGCGACCGGGTCTTCGAGGCCTTCCAGCGGATGGGCGACACCGACAACTCCACCGGCCTGGGCCTCGGCCTCGCCCTGTCCCGGGGCCTGACCGAGGCCATGGGCGGCACGCTCACCCCCGAGGACACCCCGGGCGGCGGCCTGACGATGGTGGTGTCGCTGCCGGCGGCCGCACCCGCCGCCTTCGAGGGCGCCCTGGTCTGA
- the kdpC gene encoding potassium-transporting ATPase subunit KdpC, translating into MSRSLPAVVRRHLSALRMLLVLSVITGVLYPLAVTGIAQAAFGHQANGSLVHHDGRVVGSSLLGQNFDLPKKDPDDPDEAARPDPRYFQPRPSAGSYDPLASGASNLGPNNPDLIKAIAQRRHDVAAFDGVSPEDVPPDALTASGSGLDPDISTAYAYEQVNRVAKARGLPADAVRKLVAGNTHGRVLGFLGQKYVNVLDLNVALDRTA; encoded by the coding sequence ATGTCCCGTTCCCTTCCCGCCGTGGTCCGCCGCCACCTGTCGGCGCTGCGGATGCTGCTGGTGCTCAGTGTGATCACCGGCGTGCTCTACCCGCTGGCCGTCACCGGCATCGCGCAGGCCGCGTTCGGCCACCAGGCCAACGGCTCCCTCGTCCACCACGACGGAAGGGTCGTCGGCTCCAGCCTGCTCGGCCAGAACTTCGACCTGCCGAAGAAGGACCCCGACGACCCGGACGAAGCCGCCAGGCCCGACCCGAGGTATTTCCAGCCGCGCCCCTCGGCGGGCTCCTACGACCCGCTGGCCTCGGGCGCGTCCAACCTCGGGCCGAACAACCCCGACCTGATCAAGGCGATCGCGCAGCGCCGCCACGACGTCGCCGCCTTCGACGGCGTCAGCCCCGAGGACGTACCCCCGGACGCCCTGACGGCCTCCGGCTCCGGCCTCGACCCCGACATCTCCACCGCTTACGCCTACGAGCAGGTCAACCGGGTCGCCAAGGCCCGCGGCCTGCCGGCCGACGCCGTACGCAAGCTGGTCGCCGGCAATACGCACGGCCGGGTGCTGGGCTTCCTCGGCCAGAAGTACGTCAACGTGCTCGACCTCAACGTGGCCCTCGACAGGACCGCATGA